The Carassius auratus strain Wakin unplaced genomic scaffold, ASM336829v1 scaf_tig00051685, whole genome shotgun sequence genome window below encodes:
- the LOC113090024 gene encoding low affinity immunoglobulin gamma Fc region receptor II-like, with amino-acid sequence NSIYNQLLSDSSRGAGGNYTVSSAALNHTGVYVCSAEREKPPYYTWNSNEQPLWVTGVSPPVSLIISPNRTQHLTSVSLSLSCEDQSNSDRWRVRRYTDNGWLEDCSSSHWGSQTGSTCTISSTSTSDTGVYWCQTESGENSHPVNITVHPGVILESPVLPVTEGDSLTLRCLFQNSTLPILRADFYKDGSLIQSQTPEIIISNVSKSHEGFYYCKHPERRESPKSWISVRASHSESQISVLHTLSSVLAVCPYLIVTVVLIFKCCRMRANG; translated from the exons GCAACAGCATTTATAATCAGCtgctctcagacagcagcagaggagcggGAGGAAACTACACGGTCAGTTCTGCTGCTCTAAATCACACAGGAGTTTATGTGTGCAGCGCAGAGAGAGAAAAACCACCCTATTACACATGGAACAGCAACGAACAACCACTATGGGTCACTG gtgtttctccTCCAGTCTCTCTGATCATCAGTCCCAACAGAACTCAACACTtaacatctgtctctctctctctgagctgtgagGACCAGAGTAACTCTGATAGATGGAGAGTGAGAAGATACACAGACAATGGGTGGCTGGAAGATTGTTCATCATCACACTGGGGATCACAGACAGGATCTACATGTACAATCAGCTCCACCAGCACATCAGACACTGGAGTGTACTGGTGTCAGACTGAATCTGGAGAGAACAGTCATCCTGTGAATATCACTGTACACC CTGGTGTAATTCTGGAGAGTCCTGTTCTTCCTGTGACTGAAGGAGATTCTCTGACTCTACGCTGTTTATTTCAAAATTCAACCCTACCAATTCTCAGAGCTGATTTCTATAAAGATGGATCACTCATCCAGAGTCAAACTCCAGAGATCATCATCTCTAATGTCTCAAAGTCACATGAGGGTTTCTACTACTGCAAACACCCAGAGAGAAGAGAGTCACCCAAGAGCTGGATCTCAGTCAGAG CGTCTCATTCAGAATCTCAGATCTCTGTCCTCCACACACTCAGTTCTGTACTGGCAGTTTGTCCATATCTGATAGTGACAGTCGTGCTGATCTTCAAGTGCTGCAGGATGAGAG CTAATGGTTGA